The Nomascus leucogenys isolate Asia chromosome 21, Asia_NLE_v1, whole genome shotgun sequence genomic sequence ACGGATGAGCTGGCAAGGGAGAGGGGAGTCTCTGGGGCATGAGCAAGGGAGCCGAGATCTTGTCTGGGTTCATGAAGCTAGAGAGGGCTGCGGCAGAGGCGTTGAGGCCTGGGTATAGCACTGGCACTGAGGTGGGATACCAGCACTTCTCCAGCATGGGCAGGTAGGCAGTCGCTGAAGGTGGGATCAGGTAGAAGGGCAGGCAGAAAGGAGGCTGGTGTGGGTGTGGGCCCAGGAACGGGGAGCTGATCAGGTCACTGCTAGTGAAATGGCCTTCATCATCCGAAAGCTGCATCCGGTTCTTTTTTGTGGGGGGTTCTTCGGTTTCTTGCTTAATTGCGCCGATCCTTTCTCCCATGGTGAACCTGCGTCCGTGGTCACTTTTGAAGCACGGCTGCTCACTGCGCAAGTCGCCTTTCTCCGATTCTCCTCCATAGCCACTGTCTGTGTCCGTGTCACTGCCGCTCTGCTCCCCACTCGAGTGAGCGAAAGTCCGCTGGATGACTGGCACGCAGTTTTTCCCAGGACCTTCCGAGCCTTTGGCCGGAGAGCTGGGTTTTTCCTTGAAGTCCATCACTCTGGGAGCTGGGTCTGATGGCTTCCTGGAGGTACCACCCTGCAGCAGCTCCGAGACCACCCGGTGGAGGTGGGTGACAAGCTGCGAAGACTTCAGGTCCCGAGTGTTCTCGTGCTTGGCCAGATACTGAAGCACCTCCCGGGCACATGTCTGGAAACCTGAGCAGAACATCTCTTGGCCTGTTTCGACATTTCTCCCTGACAGCTCACCTGGGGAAACAAAAGTCCGAAGGAAAACGTTTCAGAGGGCCTGTGGTGCACCTGGATACCTATACTCCAAAAAACCAGGTGCTttagtttttgttaaaaaaaaacaaaacgcatttactgatttgtgttcCTAACTCCAAAAGTGGTATGCTCAGAGAAGAATTACACTGAAAagcataaataattaaaataatccaTATATTAACACTcagataaaatgatttttaatggttgcataataTCCTATCATGGAAATGGACCATAATTATTAATAGAGATGAGCTGTTTCCCCTCTTTTGGATTGTATAGGTGGTTTGTGAGTTTTCTATGTAAGTGAGGCAGCAAAGAACATTCTGATGTATTTATAAACCTAAGAGTCAATGCATACAACACTGCACTGTGGCAAAATGGGCAGAGGCCGGATagttataaaatgaggaaaagaatgaagaaacaatGATCACCTAAAGTAAACTAATTTTCAATGATTTGTAAAAGTTGCAGTCATGCTGTGACCTTTAATTAGGCTATTTCTATGTCTTCTCCACATATTCTATCCATGATCCTCAAGACATTAGGTATGACCATCTTCCTATTTTGAATGAGGAAACTGGCAGAAGCACTTGCTGGGTTTTTGCAATTTTCATCATATGAGCCTTcgagaggaaggcagagaagaatgaaatgaggGAGTGGGTAGAATAATTCTCCCCAGTCTGTACAGTATTATTTGGAAGAAGTGAGACTAGAAGGTTAGAAGGTGACTCCGATTATCTGGAAGTCAGTAGAAACGAATGATGAAACTTCCGTGGTTTCGCTAGATTGTGCAATTCACCAAGATACCTAGTGGCTATTCAGGGAACCACATGAAATGCAGGAAAAACTCGTGCTGTATCCTGCCAGGATCACACCACACACCAAGTGACAAGgaagcaaagaaacaggaaaacactGGGGCATACCCACGATTTCTTCTCCAATGAAAGAGGGCTAAGAAGACCAACTGTAAAACACCCACAATGCAAATTATAGGTGCCTTGGCATTTTAAAAGGGAGTAGGGAAATCTCCCAGAACCCAGAGACTCTCAAGCTAAAATGCCACAGGAATATCTTATCATTTCACTAATACGTATTCATGCCAGGTGGCACACTGCATTTCAAATGAAAAGTCTGACCTTTTAGGAAAGATAAAACTGCATGTCCCCCAATGAACGTGTATAAGCAATTTGTTGCAGTAATGTTTATTACATCAGATGTTGAGCCCACAGGCTCTCTATTTGCGCTCAAACTCTTAAAGAGAGGATAGCCAGAATCAGCACTCACCAGCTTGTAAACCGCTCTGCAGGGCAATGATTTTCTGCTGCTGCTGATCAATTAGGTTTGTTAGTGCTTTCACATGCTTCAAGGTAAGTTCAAGAACCACTGCTTTCTCCAAGTGACCCAAAGTCTGGAAGGAAAAGAGCCTTAGTCAGCGGTGAGATCAGAGAAGTCCCACCTTTGGGACATTTATTAGcaatgagaaatgagaaaagaaaaaaataagtggaatAGTCTTTCCTGGTTGGCTGTTTTAAGTCTGTAGatcatgcttttaaaaagatagacagatacactcatatatatgtgtgtgtgtgtgtgtatatatatatatgtaatatatatataattaaataatttaaaaaaacggGTGCCATCTATCTTTGGAGGCATTTTGGAAGCTGCAACTACCTCAGGAAAATGCTTTGACAGATAAATTTCTCCAACAGCCTCTGCCGACCTTAACTCAGGGGAATCCAGAGATAACATTTTCCTGCAGTGGTGTCAACTCAGAGAGGGACCTCTATTATGTCTGGCAGCCAAGAGGCTTTCCCTACTTCTTTCCTTACACCCTTTCAGAACTTCCAGCTCATCCAGGCTTTTTTGTTCCTCccgaaatactattttttttttccatttccccaACCAAAGGCTGCGAAGTAGCTGAGGGCTACTGTCAAGAAAGGACAGGCCGTAAAAATCACACACCAAAGCAAGTCCCcttatttaacaacaacaacaaaggtgGGGGGAGTGGTAGAGGGGAAGgggtaaataaaatgtgtgtgtcgCTTGGCGTGTTCCTTTAAGTGAGAAAAACTAGGGAATCCTGAAAATCACCAGAAGTTAAAACTCCTGAAAAGGAAGGCCAGTTGGTGTTGGAGCCAACTTGAAGAGGTCCAAGTGGTTCTCGCCTCATTTGCATGAGTCAGCCAGAAAACGCCAGGACTGTGGAGGAGGACCCCACCACAGAGCCACCCGCCAGCTCTGATCCGCCAGTCTGGTCTGCAGTTCCCCGCGGAACCTGCAGGCGGCGAGTGACCCGCCCGCCCTCTGGGCAAAGGACTAGGTTGGAAAGGCGCCAGCTTCTCACTTACTGTAAGTTTGAGATGTTCGGGTAGGAGATCCTTCAGCTGGGCGATGCACTCGTTAATCCGGTCACGTCTCTTTTTCTCGATGAGCCGGTGCGGCAATTTGTAGGTCTCCTGCAAGACGCACGGGGAGGCGGTGGGCGCTTGGGGAAGGAGATGAGAAGCCTATCCTCCCAGCCCCGCAGCAACAGTCCGGCAGAGGAGCAGAGGAGCAGAGTAGCACCCAGAACCATCATCTGCCCTTTCTTTTCCAAGTCACTCAGAAGAGGCACCGAGCCCACACCCTGCATCCCCTCGCCAACCTCAAAGCGAAAAAACTTTTCTTGGAAACTCAGCGCGCGCGAGGGGCTGAGCGCAGGGTCCCTAGGGGTGCACTTGCTTACCTTGCTGTCCTCGCTCCGCTTTATTCCCCGTCTTGACTTGTACACTTGGTACATGTGGGCAGGGTACATCCTGCAGGAAGAGAGACCAGGAAGGGTCGTGACTGCTTGCGCACGGCTGCAGGCGTTCTGCCGG encodes the following:
- the BHLHE40 gene encoding class E basic helix-loop-helix protein 40, giving the protein MERIPSAQPPPACLPKAPGLEHGDLPGMYPAHMYQVYKSRRGIKRSEDSKETYKLPHRLIEKKRRDRINECIAQLKDLLPEHLKLTTLGHLEKAVVLELTLKHVKALTNLIDQQQQKIIALQSGLQAGELSGRNVETGQEMFCSGFQTCAREVLQYLAKHENTRDLKSSQLVTHLHRVVSELLQGGTSRKPSDPAPRVMDFKEKPSSPAKGSEGPGKNCVPVIQRTFAHSSGEQSGSDTDTDSGYGGESEKGDLRSEQPCFKSDHGRRFTMGERIGAIKQETEEPPTKKNRMQLSDDEGHFTSSDLISSPFLGPHPHQPPFCLPFYLIPPSATAYLPMLEKCWYPTSVPVLYPGLNASAAALSSFMNPDKISAPLLMPQRLPSPLPAHPSVDSSVLLQALKPIPPLNLETKD